One genomic region from Hyalangium ruber encodes:
- the tyrS gene encoding tyrosine--tRNA ligase, producing the protein MTQDLLRKATPEEQFDEVTRGTVDLQVAEELKKKLERSYREGKPLIIKAGFDPSRPDLHLGHSLLLTRMRRFQDFGHTVVFLIGDFTALIGDPSGKNVTRPPLTREEVKVNAETYKEQVFKVLDSHRTVVRFNSEWLDTLGTEGMIRLASRYSVQRMLERDDFKKRFRDNRSIAIHEFLYPLLQGYDSVALKSDVELGATDQLFNLLVGRQLMKEQNMEPQVIMTGPILEGLDAKLVDGKIFGDKMSKSLDNYVGVSESAEQIFGKLMSITDDLMWRYYELLSRKPLKELQEMKAAVQSGQTHPKAAKVAFAQEIAARFQGEEAGKKAAEAFEARFANKQLDTESLSLVEVAMAGAAKVLVTKVLPETKLVASATEARKLMAQGGVRVNGEKVTDPKAELGPGEYLVQVGKLKAAKVKLA; encoded by the coding sequence ATGACCCAGGACCTGCTGCGTAAGGCGACTCCCGAAGAGCAGTTCGACGAAGTGACTCGCGGCACCGTGGATCTCCAGGTGGCCGAAGAGCTGAAGAAGAAGCTCGAGCGCTCGTACCGGGAGGGCAAGCCCCTCATCATCAAGGCGGGGTTCGATCCGAGCCGGCCGGACCTGCACCTGGGGCACTCGCTGCTGCTCACGCGCATGCGGCGCTTCCAGGACTTCGGGCACACGGTGGTGTTCCTGATTGGCGACTTCACGGCGCTGATTGGTGATCCCTCGGGCAAGAACGTCACGCGGCCTCCCCTCACCCGCGAAGAGGTGAAGGTGAACGCGGAGACGTACAAGGAGCAGGTCTTCAAGGTGCTGGACTCGCACCGCACGGTGGTGCGCTTCAACTCCGAGTGGCTCGACACGCTGGGCACCGAGGGGATGATCCGGCTCGCGTCGCGCTACTCGGTGCAGCGCATGCTGGAGCGCGACGACTTCAAGAAGCGCTTCCGGGACAACCGCTCCATCGCGATCCATGAGTTCCTGTACCCGCTGCTGCAGGGCTACGACTCGGTGGCGCTCAAGTCGGACGTGGAGCTGGGCGCGACGGATCAGCTCTTCAACCTGCTGGTGGGTCGGCAGTTGATGAAGGAGCAGAACATGGAGCCCCAGGTCATCATGACGGGGCCGATCCTGGAGGGCCTGGACGCGAAGCTGGTCGACGGGAAGATCTTCGGCGACAAGATGTCCAAGAGCCTGGACAACTACGTGGGCGTCAGTGAGTCGGCCGAGCAGATCTTCGGCAAGCTGATGAGCATCACGGACGACTTGATGTGGCGCTACTACGAGCTGCTGTCGCGCAAGCCGCTGAAGGAGCTCCAGGAGATGAAGGCGGCGGTGCAGTCGGGGCAGACGCACCCGAAGGCGGCGAAGGTGGCGTTCGCACAGGAGATCGCCGCGCGCTTCCAGGGAGAGGAGGCCGGGAAGAAGGCGGCGGAGGCCTTCGAGGCGCGCTTCGCGAACAAGCAGCTCGACACGGAGAGCCTGTCACTGGTGGAGGTGGCGATGGCGGGCGCGGCGAAGGTGCTCGTCACGAAGGTGCTGCCGGAGACGAAGCTGGTGGCCTCGGCGACGGAGGCGCGCAAGCTGATGGCCCAGGGCGGCGTGCGGGTGAACGGGGAGAAGGTGACGGACCCGAAGGCAGAGCTGGGGCCGGGCGAGTACCTCGTGCAAGTGGGCAAGCTGAAGGCGGCGAAGGTGAAGCTGGCGTAG
- a CDS encoding EndoU domain-containing protein, which produces MLRLLALLLTLSLPLSALAGPGAFVSSTRVEAVDQPESKKVVFTVEPDTSYPLLKKGGPGRKWCKLKGTTAEGWVLCDGAEETAVSAQPSAVALAAADKQVKVEAVPAVARAASGCATTCNRPPLFSKPPALSALDREVLALCPARPDVSVSAGDVQRFFSKHYDDARIQRALAAAGRTRQGSGSKQANIEWLTSLWVSTGPRNAFTHVFCGDDWQKGPIGGLHFLPRYAQLEAEGKLCYDGPARGGEALKGDQYLITFRGVAPWSCGEKKIGGFPRSEDAVSIAAIGTRAFVRCCARDGAKKEGGVYSAKDLGGTSWQVYCGTRNGTYGIATLYPTTDRPTCSE; this is translated from the coding sequence ATGCTGCGTCTCCTTGCCCTGCTGCTGACCCTCTCCCTTCCCCTCTCCGCGCTGGCGGGCCCAGGGGCCTTCGTCTCCTCCACCCGAGTCGAGGCGGTGGACCAGCCGGAGTCGAAGAAGGTCGTCTTCACCGTGGAGCCGGACACGTCCTACCCGCTCCTCAAGAAGGGCGGGCCTGGGCGCAAGTGGTGCAAGCTGAAAGGCACCACGGCCGAGGGCTGGGTACTCTGCGACGGCGCGGAGGAGACAGCGGTGTCGGCGCAGCCGAGCGCGGTGGCGCTCGCGGCGGCGGACAAGCAAGTGAAGGTCGAGGCGGTGCCAGCGGTGGCGCGCGCCGCCTCGGGTTGCGCGACGACGTGCAACAGGCCTCCTCTCTTCTCGAAGCCCCCTGCCCTATCGGCGCTGGACCGGGAGGTCCTCGCGCTCTGCCCGGCGCGCCCGGACGTGTCGGTGAGCGCGGGGGACGTGCAGCGCTTCTTCTCCAAGCACTATGACGATGCGCGCATCCAGCGGGCGCTGGCGGCGGCCGGACGCACGCGCCAGGGCTCCGGCTCGAAGCAGGCCAACATCGAGTGGCTCACGAGCCTGTGGGTGAGCACGGGACCGCGCAACGCCTTCACGCACGTCTTCTGCGGCGACGACTGGCAGAAGGGGCCCATCGGCGGGCTGCACTTCCTGCCCCGCTACGCGCAGCTCGAGGCCGAGGGGAAGCTTTGCTACGACGGCCCGGCGCGCGGCGGTGAAGCGCTGAAGGGTGACCAGTACCTCATCACCTTCCGCGGCGTGGCGCCGTGGTCCTGCGGCGAAAAGAAGATCGGCGGCTTCCCGCGCTCCGAGGACGCGGTGAGCATCGCGGCCATCGGCACCCGGGCCTTCGTGCGCTGCTGCGCGCGGGATGGGGCCAAGAAGGAGGGCGGCGTCTACTCCGCGAAGGACCTTGGCGGCACTTCGTGGCAGGTCTACTGCGGCACGCGCAACGGTACCTACGGCATCGCCACGCTCTACCCCACCACCGATCGCCCCACCTGCTCCGAGTAG